From a region of the Thermus albus genome:
- a CDS encoding DUF456 domain-containing protein, with amino-acid sequence MDAFADWLFVVLWGAGVLLTLVPFVPATLLILAAALLHEALVGFRELSLGVWLALGALALLAMTLDNVATLLGARRYGASRAGLWGAFLGGILGLFLGVLGVLVLPFLLAWLFEYLSGRRIEEALRAAWGTLVGLMGGVVAKVLVHVAMGLLVIRSIFHG; translated from the coding sequence GTGGATGCCTTCGCCGACTGGCTCTTCGTGGTCCTTTGGGGAGCGGGGGTGCTCTTAACCTTGGTGCCCTTTGTCCCCGCCACCTTGCTCATCCTGGCCGCCGCCCTGCTCCATGAAGCCCTGGTGGGCTTCCGGGAGCTCTCCCTGGGGGTGTGGCTGGCCTTGGGGGCCTTGGCCCTTTTGGCCATGACCTTGGACAACGTGGCCACCCTCCTAGGAGCCCGGCGTTATGGGGCCAGCCGGGCCGGGCTTTGGGGAGCGTTTTTGGGGGGCATTCTGGGCCTTTTCCTTGGGGTTTTAGGAGTGCTGGTCTTGCCCTTCCTCCTGGCCTGGCTCTTTGAGTATCTTTCGGGAAGAAGGATAGAGGAGGCCCTAAGGGCCGCCTGGGGAACCCTGGTGGGCCTCATGGGCGGCGTGGTGGCCAAGGTGCTGGTGCATGTGGCCATGGGGCTTTTGGTCATCCGGTCCATCTTCCACGGCTAG
- a CDS encoding glutaredoxin family protein has translation MLSSMDLVFVTREGCGLCEKAERALWTLGIPYVRRDVDQDPELFRLYTFRVPVLLLGDRVLLEGIFDERSLRELAERLQRGGGA, from the coding sequence ATGCTTTCTTCCATGGACCTGGTTTTCGTCACCCGTGAGGGGTGCGGGCTTTGCGAAAAAGCAGAAAGGGCCCTTTGGACCCTAGGGATTCCCTATGTGCGCCGGGACGTGGACCAAGACCCGGAGCTCTTCCGCCTCTACACCTTCCGGGTCCCCGTGCTTCTCCTAGGGGACAGGGTGCTTTTAGAAGGGATTTTTGACGAGAGATCCCTACGGGAGCTGGCGGAAAGGCTCCAAAGAGGGGGTGGGGCATGA
- the lgt gene encoding prolipoprotein diacylglyceryl transferase, translating to MIQVGPLRIQWYGFLLTLAIFIGFELAKRRLRAWGLDAERFETVAFWGVVWGVVGARLGYVLTSPGPFLQNPLEILYIWHGGLSFHGAILGGALAFLYFHRKKGYPLWPYLDAATPGVALGIIAGRIGNLMNGSDTVGRLTSLPLGFTWPEWAKGFPGICPGIEDISQVYRCDELLRGPVHLTQIYGALVGLILLPLSYLWLRKKPFYGYAFWNFILWYSVLRSVLEEPFRLNPLWLPVYRNDELGIGLFTATQVVSLPLILLSWYMLRRLGRGSG from the coding sequence ATGATTCAGGTGGGCCCTTTGCGCATCCAGTGGTATGGTTTCCTCCTTACCCTGGCCATCTTCATCGGCTTTGAGCTGGCCAAGCGCAGGCTTAGGGCCTGGGGGCTGGATGCGGAAAGGTTTGAAACCGTGGCCTTCTGGGGGGTGGTATGGGGGGTGGTGGGGGCGAGGCTAGGCTATGTGCTCACCTCCCCCGGCCCCTTCCTGCAAAACCCCTTGGAGATTCTCTACATCTGGCACGGGGGGCTCTCCTTCCACGGGGCCATCCTGGGTGGGGCCTTGGCCTTCCTCTACTTCCACAGGAAGAAGGGCTACCCCCTTTGGCCCTACCTGGACGCCGCCACGCCCGGCGTGGCCCTGGGCATCATCGCCGGCAGGATCGGGAACCTCATGAATGGCTCGGACACCGTGGGCCGCCTCACCTCCTTGCCCCTCGGCTTCACCTGGCCGGAGTGGGCCAAGGGGTTTCCCGGAATCTGCCCCGGCATTGAGGATATCTCCCAGGTCTATCGGTGTGACGAGCTCCTCCGGGGCCCCGTGCACCTTACCCAGATCTACGGGGCCTTGGTGGGCCTTATCCTCCTCCCCCTCTCCTACCTTTGGCTTCGCAAAAAGCCCTTCTATGGGTATGCCTTTTGGAACTTTATCCTTTGGTACAGCGTGCTGCGCTCGGTTTTGGAGGAGCCTTTCCGCCTGAATCCCTTGTGGCTTCCCGTCTACCGGAACGATGAACTGGGCATCGGTCTTTTCACCGCCACCCAGGTGGTGAGCCTCCCCCTCATCCTCCTCTCCTGGTACATGCTCCGCCGGCTGGGAAGGGGATCTGGTTAA
- a CDS encoding MalY/PatB family protein — protein sequence MVPPRKDSLKWSTYPEDVLPLWVADMDFPVAEPIRQAIGERAQGFLGYPPREGDGELRALILERAGLEGEVAFMPGVVVGLYAAVAAFTAPGQGVLTQVPIYPPFLAAIREQRRTVLANPLRETEAGYRLDLQGLERLAYASRLLLFCHPQNPTGRVFGEEELAALAAIARRHDLIVVSDELHAPLTYERGHVPLARFLPERTLTLLGPGKAYNLAGLPMGAAVGPKPLVEALRRHLPHTFPNVLAMAAWKAALREGEAWLGETLARLRANRDRVAAWAKEVGLGHFPPEGTYLAWLKTPIPKAGAFFLKEARVALNPGENFGEGYDRYVRLNFATYPEVLEEALKRLEGALKKA from the coding sequence ATGGTTCCTCCCCGCAAGGATTCCCTCAAGTGGAGCACCTACCCGGAAGACGTCCTGCCCCTATGGGTGGCGGATATGGACTTCCCCGTGGCCGAGCCCATCCGCCAGGCCATAGGGGAAAGGGCCCAGGGGTTTTTGGGCTACCCCCCCCGGGAAGGGGACGGGGAGCTTAGGGCCCTCATTCTGGAGAGGGCAGGCCTGGAGGGAGAAGTAGCCTTTATGCCGGGCGTGGTGGTGGGGCTCTATGCCGCCGTGGCCGCCTTCACCGCCCCGGGGCAAGGGGTCTTGACCCAGGTCCCCATCTATCCCCCTTTCCTGGCCGCCATCCGGGAGCAAAGGCGCACGGTCCTGGCCAACCCCTTACGGGAGACGGAGGCCGGGTACCGGCTGGACCTTCAGGGCCTGGAGCGCCTGGCCTACGCCAGCCGGCTCCTCCTCTTCTGCCATCCGCAAAACCCCACGGGAAGGGTCTTTGGGGAGGAGGAGCTTGCCGCTTTGGCCGCCATCGCCCGCAGGCACGACCTCATCGTGGTCTCCGACGAGCTCCACGCCCCCCTCACCTACGAGAGGGGCCACGTGCCCTTGGCCCGCTTCCTCCCCGAGCGCACCCTAACCCTTTTGGGCCCCGGGAAGGCCTACAACCTGGCCGGACTGCCCATGGGGGCGGCGGTAGGCCCGAAGCCCCTGGTGGAGGCCTTGAGGCGCCACCTCCCCCACACCTTCCCCAACGTGCTGGCCATGGCCGCCTGGAAGGCGGCCCTAAGGGAAGGGGAGGCCTGGCTTGGGGAGACCCTGGCCCGGCTTAGGGCGAACCGCGACCGGGTGGCGGCCTGGGCCAAGGAGGTGGGTCTTGGTCACTTTCCCCCAGAAGGAACCTACTTAGCCTGGCTCAAGACCCCCATCCCTAAGGCAGGGGCCTTTTTCCTCAAGGAGGCCCGGGTGGCCTTGAACCCCGGGGAGAACTTCGGGGAAGGGTACGACCGCTACGTGCGCCTCAACTTCGCCACCTACCCCGAGGTCCTGGAGGAGGCCCTAAAGCGCTTGGAAGGTGCTTTAAAAAAGGCCTAA
- a CDS encoding Hsp20/alpha crystallin family protein: protein MALVRRDARPMEITPFRTWGPFSLLEEANRLFEEVLGDFARPVATHMAPADLYETDEALVLEMVVPGLAPEDLEVSLESSKLTIRGQVKPAEEAKVRRYYLQEIPHGSFVRTFTLPVEVDASQAKAEFRHGVLRLTLPKVAEARAKRIPIEVVH, encoded by the coding sequence ATGGCCCTGGTTCGCAGGGATGCACGGCCCATGGAGATCACCCCCTTCCGCACCTGGGGTCCTTTCTCCCTCCTGGAGGAGGCCAACCGGCTCTTTGAGGAGGTCTTGGGGGACTTTGCCCGGCCCGTGGCCACCCACATGGCGCCCGCGGACCTCTACGAGACCGACGAGGCCTTGGTCCTGGAGATGGTGGTGCCGGGCCTGGCCCCGGAGGACCTCGAGGTGAGCCTCGAGAGCAGCAAGCTCACCATCAGGGGCCAGGTGAAGCCCGCGGAGGAGGCCAAGGTGCGCCGTTACTACCTGCAGGAGATCCCCCATGGCTCCTTCGTGCGCACCTTCACCCTTCCCGTGGAGGTGGATGCCTCCCAGGCCAAGGCGGAGTTCCGCCATGGCGTCTTGCGCCTCACCCTGCCCAAGGTGGCCGAGGCCCGGGCCAAGCGGATCCCCATTGAGGTGGTCCACTAG
- a CDS encoding sulfurtransferase yields the protein MEIPPEAVLVDTRPRAAYEAGHLPGARHLDLSAPRLRLREEAELKALEAGLTELFQELGLKSPVVLYDEGLTSRLCRTAFFLGLGGLEVELWTEGWEAHATEREEPKPERSDTIARLRRDWLLTADEAARHPLLLDVRSPEEHQGKVHPPCCPRGGRIPGSRNAPLGLFLEPDKVLKRLGLEPGQEVGLYCHSGARSAVAFFVLRSLGVRARNYLGSMHEWLQEGLPTEP from the coding sequence ATGGAGATCCCTCCCGAAGCCGTCCTGGTGGATACCCGTCCCCGGGCCGCCTACGAGGCCGGGCACCTACCGGGTGCCCGCCACCTGGACCTTTCCGCCCCCAGGCTTCGCCTGCGGGAAGAGGCGGAGCTGAAAGCCTTGGAAGCGGGCCTAACGGAGCTTTTCCAGGAACTGGGGCTCAAAAGCCCCGTGGTCCTCTACGACGAGGGCCTCACCAGCCGCCTTTGCCGCACCGCCTTTTTCCTGGGGCTTGGAGGCTTAGAGGTGGAGCTTTGGACCGAGGGCTGGGAGGCCCACGCCACCGAGCGGGAAGAGCCCAAACCTGAGCGCTCGGATACCATAGCCCGCCTCCGGCGGGACTGGCTCCTCACCGCGGACGAGGCCGCGAGGCACCCCCTCCTCTTGGACGTGCGTAGCCCCGAGGAACACCAGGGCAAGGTCCACCCCCCTTGCTGCCCCCGGGGAGGACGCATCCCCGGAAGCCGGAACGCCCCCCTGGGGCTTTTTCTGGAGCCGGACAAGGTGCTAAAGCGGCTCGGCCTGGAGCCGGGGCAGGAGGTGGGGCTTTACTGCCACTCCGGGGCCCGGAGCGCCGTGGCCTTCTTCGTGCTGAGGAGCCTCGGGGTCAGGGCCCGGAACTACCTGGGCTCCATGCACGAGTGGCTCCAGGAGGGGCTTCCCACCGAGCCATGA
- a CDS encoding MBL fold metallo-hydrolase, producing the protein MRVYRLSVGPLEANAYLVAGKEGAVLLDPGDEAERILALLESTGLTPQAILLTHAHFDHLGAVAPLVEALSLPVFLHPLDLPLYQKAQEMAALFGLSIPKPPLPVEPLAEGMSLFGLKVWHLPGHSPGHVAFLHLEASQSPMVFSGDLLFRGSIGRYDLPGANREDLFRSLKRLLTLPPKTEVYPGHGPPTTLALEGKTNPFLLGLEWEA; encoded by the coding sequence ATGAGGGTGTACCGGCTAAGCGTGGGCCCCCTGGAGGCCAACGCCTACCTGGTGGCGGGGAAGGAGGGTGCCGTGCTCCTGGACCCCGGGGACGAAGCGGAAAGGATCCTGGCCCTCCTGGAGTCCACGGGGTTAACGCCCCAGGCCATCCTCCTCACCCACGCCCACTTTGACCACCTGGGGGCCGTGGCCCCCTTGGTGGAGGCCCTGTCCCTACCCGTCTTCCTCCACCCCCTGGACCTTCCCCTTTACCAAAAGGCCCAGGAGATGGCGGCCCTCTTTGGCCTCTCCATCCCCAAGCCTCCCCTACCCGTGGAACCCTTGGCCGAGGGCATGTCCCTTTTTGGCCTTAAGGTCTGGCACCTTCCCGGCCATAGCCCCGGGCACGTGGCCTTCCTCCATCTGGAAGCCTCCCAGTCCCCTATGGTCTTCTCCGGGGACCTCCTCTTCCGGGGAAGCATCGGCCGCTACGACCTTCCGGGGGCAAACCGGGAGGACCTTTTCCGCTCCCTAAAGCGCCTCCTCACCCTGCCCCCCAAGACGGAGGTCTACCCAGGGCACGGGCCCCCCACCACTTTGGCCCTCGAGGGCAAGACCAACCCCTTCCTCCTAGGGTTAGAATGGGAAGCGTGA
- a CDS encoding zinc ribbon domain-containing protein produces the protein MGSVNGADAPHRGQLEALKALYSLQEKDLEIDRLQKEAETLPQDLVAVKAQVEALESRLADLLERQAELRKEYNRHSLDIEDLTAKEKQAEAEQRQAQSAREQTQYENRIQQIKDRIKELLELSTPIMEAMENLEGEIQEVEAELAALKPRLEELLEANRVRVEALRAEIALRLEERSLMAQAIPAPVLKEYEAIRRARKGTGIARMLRQGQVFRCEGCNVVLPTHVAQKVVQGQLVRCPSCGRLLWKGEG, from the coding sequence ATGGGAAGCGTGAACGGGGCGGATGCTCCCCACAGGGGACAGCTTGAGGCGCTTAAGGCTCTTTACAGCCTTCAGGAAAAGGACCTGGAGATAGACCGATTGCAAAAGGAGGCGGAAACCCTTCCACAAGACCTCGTGGCGGTGAAAGCCCAGGTGGAGGCCCTGGAAAGCCGGCTCGCGGACCTCCTGGAGCGCCAGGCAGAGCTTCGCAAGGAGTACAACCGCCACAGCCTGGACATTGAGGACCTCACCGCCAAGGAGAAGCAGGCGGAGGCCGAGCAACGCCAGGCCCAAAGCGCCCGCGAGCAGACCCAGTACGAGAACCGCATCCAGCAGATCAAGGACCGCATCAAAGAGCTCCTGGAGCTTTCCACCCCCATCATGGAGGCCATGGAGAACCTGGAAGGCGAGATCCAGGAGGTGGAAGCCGAGCTCGCCGCCTTAAAGCCCCGCCTGGAAGAACTCTTGGAGGCCAACCGGGTACGGGTGGAGGCCCTAAGGGCGGAAATCGCCCTCAGGCTAGAGGAACGTTCCCTCATGGCCCAGGCCATCCCTGCCCCCGTCCTGAAGGAGTACGAGGCCATCCGCCGGGCCCGCAAGGGCACCGGCATCGCCCGCATGCTCCGCCAAGGCCAGGTTTTCCGCTGCGAGGGGTGCAACGTGGTCCTGCCCACCCACGTGGCCCAGAAGGTAGTCCAGGGGCAGCTGGTGCGCTGCCCCTCTTGCGGCCGGCTCCTGTGGAAAGGGGAGGGCTAG
- a CDS encoding OsmC family protein produces the protein MPVRKANAIWEGGLRNGQGLMKLQSQAFEGPYSFPSRFEEGPGTNPEELIAAAHAGCFSMALAASLEREGFTPKRVSTEARVHLEMVEGKATITRIDLVTEAEVPGITPERFQEIAQAAKEGCPVSRALGAVKEITLEARLV, from the coding sequence ATGCCGGTAAGAAAGGCCAATGCGATATGGGAAGGCGGTTTGCGTAACGGTCAGGGTCTAATGAAGCTGCAAAGCCAGGCCTTTGAGGGGCCCTATTCCTTCCCCTCCAGGTTTGAGGAGGGGCCGGGGACCAACCCCGAGGAGCTCATCGCCGCCGCCCATGCGGGCTGCTTCTCCATGGCCTTGGCGGCCTCCTTGGAGCGGGAGGGCTTCACCCCCAAGCGGGTTTCCACGGAGGCCCGGGTGCACCTGGAGATGGTGGAGGGAAAGGCCACCATCACCCGCATTGACCTCGTTACCGAGGCGGAGGTGCCGGGGATAACCCCGGAGAGGTTCCAGGAGATCGCCCAGGCGGCCAAGGAGGGATGCCCGGTTTCCCGGGCCCTGGGGGCGGTGAAGGAGATCACCCTCGAGGCCCGCCTGGTCTAG
- a CDS encoding metalloenzyme, which yields MLFLFVDGLGLGEALEDLFPFLLGLSPKALDATLGVEGLPQSGTGQTTLLTGVNAPRLLGHHQGPFPSPRLRPLLQKSLYAWAKETGLRILHANAYRPEYLKGATEGRRLLLSAFAQAALLAGLPLLPLGHPEALSPGFWEDPYRAGAQAASLARSFHLVVLEYWALDLFAHRFPEALPERFLELSLFLKGFLEEGGTLLLTSDHGNAEEPWHRQHTQNPVPLVYTGQQTGFWPEDLVGLLPWLQVIITSKPIKSDRNT from the coding sequence GTGCTCTTCCTCTTCGTGGACGGCCTCGGCCTAGGTGAGGCCCTGGAGGACCTTTTCCCCTTCCTCCTAGGGCTTTCCCCTAAGGCCTTGGACGCCACCTTGGGGGTGGAGGGCCTGCCCCAGTCGGGCACGGGCCAGACCACCCTCCTTACTGGGGTCAATGCCCCCCGCCTTCTCGGCCACCACCAGGGGCCTTTCCCCAGCCCCAGGCTCAGGCCCCTTCTGCAAAAAAGCCTGTACGCCTGGGCGAAGGAAACAGGCCTACGCATCCTCCACGCCAACGCCTACCGGCCCGAATACCTGAAAGGGGCCACCGAAGGAAGGAGGCTTCTCCTTTCCGCCTTCGCTCAAGCCGCCCTCTTAGCAGGCCTTCCCCTTTTGCCCCTGGGCCACCCAGAGGCCCTCTCCCCTGGGTTTTGGGAGGATCCCTATAGAGCCGGTGCCCAAGCGGCTTCCCTGGCCCGGAGCTTCCACCTGGTGGTCCTGGAATACTGGGCCCTGGACCTCTTCGCCCACCGTTTCCCAGAGGCGCTACCCGAACGCTTCCTGGAGCTTTCCCTTTTCCTGAAGGGCTTCTTGGAGGAAGGGGGCACCCTCCTCCTCACCTCCGACCACGGCAACGCCGAGGAGCCCTGGCACCGCCAGCATACGCAAAACCCCGTGCCCTTAGTCTATACGGGGCAGCAAACCGGCTTCTGGCCGGAGGACCTGGTGGGCTTACTCCCCTGGCTGCAAGTGATTATCACTTCTAAACCTATAAAATCCGACCGGAATACTTGA
- a CDS encoding iron ABC transporter substrate-binding protein, whose amino-acid sequence MRLGRFVTLIGIVALGLASAQGQTLTVYSGREQSLVEPLVKQFQAETGIRVQVRYGTDAQILAALQEEGGRSPADIFWANTAGALGQAAAKGLLRPLGETLLQQPAAFVPASKAWVPITLRLRVLAYNPQKFKPEELPTSILDLPRFAQDKGLAGRIGWTPTYSSFQDMVAGMIALHGEAKTREWLSAMKALNPKSYASNPAMLDAVRAGEIDLGSTNHYYVVRFRRAGYNLGLHYFKDGDVGNLALVTGAGILKTSRNLVAANRFLTYLLSPKGQQYFAGNIGEYPLVKGVVADTHLLPLEEALKKSPRLDFEKLPLDQALKLLRELGIL is encoded by the coding sequence ATGCGGCTTGGAAGGTTTGTGACCCTGATAGGCATCGTGGCTTTAGGGCTGGCTTCCGCCCAAGGACAGACCCTGACCGTCTACTCCGGACGGGAGCAGAGCCTTGTGGAACCTCTAGTGAAACAGTTCCAGGCAGAAACCGGCATCCGGGTCCAGGTGCGCTATGGCACCGACGCCCAGATCTTGGCCGCCCTGCAGGAGGAAGGAGGCCGCTCCCCCGCGGATATCTTCTGGGCCAACACCGCAGGCGCCTTGGGCCAGGCGGCAGCCAAGGGGCTTCTTAGGCCCTTGGGAGAAACCCTCTTGCAGCAACCTGCGGCCTTCGTGCCTGCCTCCAAGGCTTGGGTTCCCATCACCTTGCGCCTTAGGGTCTTGGCCTATAATCCCCAGAAGTTTAAGCCGGAAGAACTCCCCACGAGCATCCTGGACCTCCCCCGCTTCGCCCAGGACAAGGGCCTGGCGGGTAGGATTGGCTGGACCCCCACGTACTCCAGCTTCCAGGACATGGTGGCCGGGATGATTGCTCTCCATGGGGAGGCCAAGACCCGGGAATGGCTTTCCGCCATGAAAGCCCTTAATCCCAAGAGCTATGCCTCCAACCCGGCCATGTTGGACGCTGTCCGCGCCGGGGAGATCGACCTTGGCTCCACCAACCACTACTACGTGGTGCGCTTCCGCCGGGCGGGGTACAACCTGGGCCTTCACTACTTCAAGGACGGGGATGTGGGCAACCTGGCCCTGGTCACAGGGGCGGGCATCCTCAAGACCTCCAGGAACCTGGTGGCCGCCAACCGCTTCCTCACCTACCTTCTTTCGCCCAAGGGGCAACAGTACTTTGCCGGCAACATAGGCGAGTACCCCCTGGTGAAAGGGGTGGTGGCCGACACCCACCTCCTGCCCCTGGAAGAGGCTCTGAAGAAGAGCCCGAGGCTAGACTTTGAAAAGCTCCCCTTGGACCAGGCCCTCAAGCTCCTTCGGGAGCTGGGTATCCTCTAA